One genomic region from Vitreimonas flagellata encodes:
- a CDS encoding aminotransferase codes for MNPIFANLPTSIFEVMSRLAVEKGAINLGQGFPEDDGPRDIRDAAARAFTDGPNQYPPMRGIPALREAVAAHYKTHQNIDLDWQREVTITSGATEALAAALLAFVQPGDEVILFEPFYDAYPPMIARAGGVPRYVRLEPPHWRFDADKLAAAFNDKTRVVMINTPLNPSASVLGHEDLAPLAELCRQHNVIVISDEVWEELLFDGREHASMLHHLRERTLKIGSAGKMFSLTGWKVGFACGAPELTEAFARAHQFLTFTTPPGLQAAVAYGLGKERSYFENMRADYQRGRDRLQNALQQEGFATLPAQGAYFLSIDLPRSGIALSSEAFARHAIEHGVATIPYAAFYANPGAPEIVRLCFAKRNETLDRGAEALAKAKRALG; via the coding sequence ATGAATCCGATTTTCGCCAATCTGCCGACCTCGATTTTCGAGGTGATGTCGCGCCTCGCGGTGGAGAAGGGCGCCATCAATCTGGGCCAAGGGTTTCCCGAGGACGACGGCCCGCGCGATATTCGCGACGCAGCCGCGCGCGCCTTCACCGATGGGCCGAACCAATATCCGCCGATGCGCGGCATCCCGGCGCTGCGCGAGGCGGTCGCCGCGCACTACAAGACGCATCAGAACATCGATCTCGATTGGCAGCGTGAGGTGACGATCACCTCCGGCGCCACCGAAGCGCTGGCTGCAGCATTGCTCGCCTTCGTGCAGCCGGGTGACGAAGTCATTCTGTTCGAACCGTTCTACGACGCCTATCCGCCCATGATCGCGCGCGCTGGCGGCGTGCCGCGCTATGTGCGCCTGGAGCCGCCGCACTGGCGCTTCGATGCGGACAAGCTCGCGGCGGCGTTCAACGATAAGACGCGCGTCGTTATGATAAACACGCCGCTCAATCCGAGCGCGTCCGTGCTGGGGCACGAAGACCTGGCGCCCCTCGCCGAGCTTTGCCGCCAGCACAATGTCATCGTGATCAGCGACGAGGTTTGGGAAGAATTGCTCTTCGACGGTCGCGAACACGCGTCGATGCTGCATCACTTACGCGAGCGCACGCTGAAGATTGGCTCCGCCGGCAAAATGTTCTCACTCACCGGCTGGAAGGTCGGCTTCGCCTGCGGCGCGCCGGAGCTCACCGAAGCTTTCGCCCGCGCGCATCAATTCCTCACCTTTACTACGCCGCCCGGCCTGCAAGCGGCCGTCGCCTACGGGCTTGGCAAGGAGCGCTCGTATTTCGAGAATATGCGCGCTGACTATCAGCGCGGTCGCGACCGGTTGCAGAACGCGTTGCAGCAGGAGGGTTTCGCCACGCTGCCGGCGCAAGGCGCGTACTTCCTGAGCATCGATCTACCGCGCTCCGGCATCGCGCTCAGCAGCGAAGCCTTCGCGCGCCACGCCATTGAACATGGCGTGGCGACGATTCCGTATGCGGCGTTCTACGCGAACCCCGGCGCGCCCGAGATCGTGCGTCTCTGTTTCGCAAAGCGAAACGAGACGCTGGATCGCGGCGCTGAAGCGTTGGCGAAAGCGAAGCGGGCGCTGGGCTAG
- the hisC gene encoding histidinol-phosphate transaminase translates to MSGPIAKPTIAEIEPYKAGKAKAAGFDKPIKISANENALGCSPAASEAYRALANVLHVYPDPQANALREALAQKHSLEPAQLIFGTGSDEIFSMAAQAYLNPGDEMVQPQFAFAAWAIAARAAGANVISAPERDYTVDVDAMLAAITPRTRMMFVANPASPTGTFIPFAEIKRLHAALPENVLLILDGAYAEFAERHSDFDSGFELARNASNIIVTRTFSKLYGLAALRLGWGYANPTIIQTLNKIRLPFNASSGAQAAAIAALNDTDFSARSLARVEAGGAQLSAFLRELGLTPLPAFANFVTVRVPKSAPLIALEIERALAERGILVRGLQNYSMPDCLRITIGTEAEMQALEQALRAILRA, encoded by the coding sequence ATGAGCGGCCCCATCGCCAAACCCACGATCGCCGAGATCGAGCCGTACAAGGCCGGCAAAGCCAAAGCCGCCGGCTTCGACAAGCCGATCAAGATTTCCGCCAACGAAAACGCGCTCGGCTGCAGCCCCGCTGCATCGGAAGCGTATCGCGCGCTCGCCAACGTGCTGCACGTCTATCCAGACCCGCAAGCCAACGCCTTGCGAGAAGCGCTTGCGCAAAAACATAGTCTTGAACCAGCGCAGCTCATTTTCGGCACGGGTTCGGACGAAATCTTCTCGATGGCAGCCCAAGCGTACCTCAATCCCGGCGACGAGATGGTGCAGCCGCAATTCGCCTTCGCCGCTTGGGCCATCGCCGCGCGCGCGGCGGGGGCCAACGTGATCTCAGCGCCGGAACGCGATTACACCGTCGACGTTGACGCGATGCTTGCCGCAATCACGCCACGCACGCGCATGATGTTCGTCGCCAATCCGGCGAGCCCGACCGGCACGTTCATTCCGTTTGCCGAAATCAAACGCCTGCACGCTGCGCTTCCTGAAAACGTGCTGCTCATCCTCGATGGCGCCTATGCCGAGTTTGCGGAGCGCCACAGCGATTTCGATTCCGGTTTCGAGCTCGCGCGCAACGCGTCCAACATCATCGTCACGCGCACGTTCTCGAAGCTCTATGGCCTGGCAGCGCTTCGCCTCGGCTGGGGCTATGCCAATCCCACGATCATCCAAACGCTCAACAAGATCCGTTTGCCCTTCAACGCCTCCAGCGGCGCGCAAGCGGCGGCGATTGCAGCTTTGAATGACACGGACTTCTCCGCGCGATCGCTTGCGCGCGTCGAAGCAGGTGGTGCGCAGCTCTCCGCGTTCCTCCGCGAACTCGGGCTCACGCCGTTGCCGGCTTTCGCGAATTTCGTGACGGTCCGCGTACCCAAGTCCGCGCCGCTCATAGCGCTCGAGATCGAGCGTGCGCTGGCGGAGCGCGGCATTCTGGTGCGTGGGTTACAGAATTATTCCATGCCGGATTGTCTACGCATCACGATCGGTACGGAAGCAGAGATGCAGGCGCTCGAACAGGCCTTGCGGGCGATCCTTCGGGCGTAG
- the hisIE gene encoding bifunctional phosphoribosyl-AMP cyclohydrolase/phosphoribosyl-ATP diphosphatase HisIE gives MSFDPSKVDFDKGGGLVPAIVQDAATLQVLMLAYMDRAALDETLQSGEATFFSRSRGGRWRKGETSGHRIKVRSMSLDCDGDTLLLRAEPHGPACHLGNETCFGTELTRGIGQLGALERTIAERATASPEESWTAKLIARGPKRIAQKVGEEGVETALAGAVGDSQELCNEAADLLYHLGVLLHARGASFEDVMQVLAGREKKL, from the coding sequence ATGAGCTTTGATCCAAGCAAAGTCGATTTCGACAAAGGCGGCGGCCTCGTACCCGCGATCGTGCAGGATGCAGCAACGCTGCAAGTGTTGATGCTCGCCTACATGGATCGCGCGGCGCTCGATGAAACGCTTCAAAGCGGCGAAGCCACGTTCTTCTCGCGCTCGCGCGGCGGTCGTTGGCGTAAGGGTGAAACATCAGGCCATCGCATCAAAGTGCGATCGATGAGCCTCGATTGCGACGGCGATACGTTGCTGTTGCGCGCCGAACCGCACGGCCCGGCCTGCCATCTGGGCAATGAGACATGCTTCGGCACGGAGCTGACGCGCGGCATCGGCCAACTCGGCGCGCTCGAACGCACGATCGCCGAACGCGCGACCGCCTCGCCGGAAGAAAGCTGGACCGCGAAACTCATCGCACGCGGTCCTAAGCGCATTGCGCAAAAGGTCGGCGAGGAGGGCGTCGAAACCGCGCTCGCTGGCGCTGTGGGCGACAGCCAAGAACTCTGCAACGAAGCCGCGGATTTGCTCTATCATCTGGGCGTGCTGCTGCACGCGCGGGGCGCGTCGTTTGAAGATGTGATGCAAGTTCTGGCCGGGCGCGAGAAGAAATTATGA
- the hisF gene encoding imidazole glycerol phosphate synthase subunit HisF: MPARRIIACLDVKGGRVVKGVRFEGHTDAGDPAELALRYRDEGADEIVIYDIAASAEGRTIDYAWLARVARVLDVPLCVAGGIRTLEQAIACLEHGADKVSINSPALERPEFITELANVAGSQCVVLGVDSRSENGEWSIYQYTGDVNTIRRTSRHTLDWIVEAQERGAGEIVLNCMDKDGTRDGYDIAQLAAARKLLSIPLIASGGAGAARHFPEVFAGADVSGALAASIFHFNKVSIGEAKLATRAGGFEVRT, from the coding sequence TTGCCGGCTAGACGCATCATCGCGTGCCTCGATGTAAAAGGCGGTCGCGTCGTTAAAGGCGTGCGCTTCGAAGGTCACACCGACGCCGGCGATCCCGCCGAGCTCGCACTGCGCTATCGCGACGAGGGCGCCGATGAGATCGTGATCTACGACATCGCCGCGTCCGCCGAGGGGCGCACTATCGATTACGCTTGGCTCGCGCGCGTGGCCCGCGTGCTGGACGTTCCCTTGTGTGTCGCCGGCGGCATTCGAACGCTGGAGCAAGCGATAGCGTGCCTCGAACACGGCGCCGATAAAGTCTCGATCAATTCGCCGGCGCTCGAACGCCCTGAATTCATCACCGAACTGGCCAACGTCGCGGGTTCGCAATGCGTCGTGCTCGGCGTCGACAGCCGCAGCGAAAATGGCGAATGGTCGATCTATCAATACACAGGCGATGTGAACACGATCCGCCGGACTTCACGCCACACGCTCGACTGGATCGTGGAAGCGCAAGAGCGTGGCGCCGGCGAAATCGTGTTGAATTGCATGGATAAGGACGGCACGCGCGACGGCTACGATATCGCGCAACTCGCCGCCGCGCGTAAATTGCTCTCCATCCCGTTGATCGCCTCCGGCGGCGCCGGCGCTGCGCGGCATTTTCCCGAAGTGTTCGCCGGCGCCGACGTCTCGGGCGCGCTGGCGGCGAGCATTTTTCATTTCAACAAGGTCAGCATCGGCGAAGCCAAGCTTGCTACGCGCGCCGGCGGCTTTGAGGTGCGCACATGA
- the hisA gene encoding 1-(5-phosphoribosyl)-5-[(5-phosphoribosylamino)methylideneamino]imidazole-4-carboxamide isomerase encodes MLIYPAIDLQDGVCVRLVQGRFDDSTRYGDPRKQLAAFAQAGAQWVHIVDLDGAKQGSPAQYELIGELARSADVRIQSGGGVRERAHVEALLDAGVARVVIGSAAVKRPQDVRAWIEAFGAERICCAFDVKRRDDGAFEVVVGGWTAGGGATIEEALAFYPPGALKHILVTDVSRDGILAGPNVELMQTIIAARPDLDVQASGGVATLDDLTTLRGTNAAGAIVGRALYERRFTLEDALAG; translated from the coding sequence ATGCTGATCTATCCCGCCATCGATCTGCAAGACGGCGTGTGCGTGCGCCTCGTGCAGGGCCGCTTCGATGATTCCACACGCTATGGCGATCCGCGCAAGCAGCTCGCGGCGTTCGCGCAGGCCGGCGCGCAATGGGTGCACATCGTTGATCTCGATGGCGCCAAGCAGGGCAGCCCAGCCCAATACGAGCTCATCGGCGAACTCGCACGCAGCGCTGACGTGCGCATCCAAAGTGGCGGCGGCGTGCGCGAACGCGCACATGTCGAAGCGCTGCTCGACGCGGGCGTCGCCCGTGTCGTCATCGGCTCCGCCGCCGTGAAGCGCCCACAAGATGTGCGTGCCTGGATAGAAGCCTTCGGTGCCGAGCGCATTTGTTGCGCCTTCGATGTGAAGCGGCGCGACGACGGCGCGTTCGAAGTCGTCGTCGGCGGCTGGACCGCAGGCGGCGGCGCCACGATCGAAGAGGCGCTCGCGTTTTATCCCCCCGGCGCATTGAAGCACATCCTCGTCACCGACGTCTCGCGCGACGGCATTCTCGCGGGCCCGAACGTCGAACTGATGCAAACCATCATCGCCGCGCGTCCCGACCTCGACGTGCAAGCCTCGGGCGGCGTCGCCACGCTCGACGATCTCACCACACTGCGCGGCACAAACGCCGCCGGCGCCATTGTCGGTCGCGCGCTCTACGAACGCCGTTTCACCTTGGAGGACGCCCTTGCCGGCTAG
- the hisH gene encoding imidazole glycerol phosphate synthase subunit HisH, with protein MSTVVVKLGVGNTASVMFALERLNAPATLTDDPARIGGAERIILPGVGAAAHAMDLIAKKGLRDVLRAFKRPLLGVCLGQQLLFESSEEGDAEGLALLPGRVTRLPASKEAPAPHMGWSKLKIEQDNALLEGVEDGAYAYFVHSYVCPIDANTIASAAYGQRFAAIVNRGNAYGCQFHPERSSAVGARILENFLSLPC; from the coding sequence ATGTCGACCGTGGTTGTGAAGCTGGGAGTCGGCAACACCGCGTCGGTGATGTTCGCATTGGAGCGCCTGAACGCACCCGCAACGCTCACCGACGATCCTGCGCGCATCGGTGGTGCCGAACGCATCATTTTGCCGGGCGTCGGCGCCGCCGCGCACGCGATGGATCTCATCGCGAAAAAGGGTCTCCGCGACGTGCTGCGCGCCTTCAAACGCCCATTGCTCGGCGTATGCCTCGGCCAACAATTGCTCTTCGAGTCCAGCGAAGAGGGCGACGCGGAGGGGCTCGCGCTTCTGCCCGGCCGTGTCACGCGCTTGCCCGCATCAAAGGAGGCGCCGGCGCCGCACATGGGCTGGAGCAAGCTCAAGATCGAACAAGACAATGCATTGCTCGAAGGCGTCGAAGACGGCGCTTACGCCTACTTCGTGCACTCTTATGTCTGCCCGATCGATGCCAATACCATCGCCAGCGCAGCGTACGGCCAACGCTTCGCCGCCATCGTCAATCGCGGCAACGCGTACGGCTGCCAGTTTCACCCCGAACGCTCCAGCGCCGTCGGCGCGCGCATTCTCGAGAACTTCTTGAGCCTGCCATGCTGA
- the hisB gene encoding imidazoleglycerol-phosphate dehydratase HisB → MMRAPFPPLVANGDGLDAPPQSPKALQQRMAEMYGVDEGAVLPVRGALHGIELVFRSVALDGFVKVSAPRTQALQTLARISGLDLVNDDAGAGAAIVTPLSEAEARTKAEQIAPALLVIDESAIEFADRASLAAFAAQQDNVIVLRSLAQAYGLAGAPCGAAIAAPATIAKLRDVLEPDALPTPIIKLALAALDPARVNANALRVEQVKVERARVAKALNARAEEGPAVSLQVENPEEARAALRKFAIDAEWLDANTLRLPISFKPETNDRALAAFGVEVKSSARRSEVVRETLETRIVAQIDLDSETTPQINTGVGFYDHMLSQIATHGGFTLALTCAGDLDVDTHHSIEDAALALGQALKEALGARRGIARFGFVLPMDEAEAKVSVDLGGRPYLMFDGKFDAPLLGEYPTEMTEHVFRSLAQSMGAAIHVSVTGENDHHKTEACFKAFGRALRQAVRIEGDRVPSTKGSI, encoded by the coding sequence ATGATGCGCGCGCCGTTCCCGCCGCTCGTCGCCAATGGCGACGGCCTCGACGCCCCACCGCAATCGCCCAAAGCGCTGCAACAGCGCATGGCGGAGATGTACGGCGTCGATGAAGGCGCCGTGCTGCCCGTGCGTGGTGCGCTACACGGCATCGAACTGGTGTTTCGCAGCGTCGCGCTCGATGGCTTCGTCAAGGTCTCCGCGCCTCGCACGCAGGCGCTGCAGACTCTCGCCCGCATCTCTGGCCTCGATCTCGTGAACGACGACGCAGGCGCCGGCGCCGCGATCGTTACCCCGCTGAGCGAAGCGGAAGCACGCACGAAAGCCGAGCAGATCGCGCCCGCGCTGCTCGTCATCGACGAAAGCGCCATCGAATTCGCCGATCGCGCGTCGCTCGCCGCGTTCGCCGCGCAGCAAGATAACGTCATCGTTCTCCGTTCGCTCGCCCAAGCCTATGGCCTAGCCGGCGCGCCCTGCGGCGCAGCCATTGCCGCACCCGCCACGATCGCCAAGCTGCGCGACGTGCTCGAACCTGACGCGCTGCCAACGCCCATTATCAAACTCGCGCTCGCCGCACTCGATCCTGCCCGTGTCAACGCCAACGCGCTCCGCGTCGAACAGGTGAAAGTTGAGCGCGCCCGCGTCGCAAAAGCGCTGAACGCGCGCGCAGAAGAGGGCCCCGCCGTATCGCTCCAGGTGGAAAACCCGGAAGAAGCACGCGCCGCGCTTCGAAAATTCGCCATCGATGCCGAATGGCTCGACGCCAACACGCTGCGTCTGCCCATCAGCTTCAAGCCCGAAACCAACGACCGCGCGCTTGCCGCGTTCGGCGTCGAAGTCAAATCCAGCGCACGCCGCAGCGAGGTCGTTCGCGAAACGCTCGAAACACGCATCGTCGCACAAATCGATCTCGATTCCGAAACCACGCCACAGATCAACACAGGCGTCGGCTTCTACGATCACATGCTCTCGCAGATCGCCACGCACGGCGGCTTCACGCTCGCGCTCACCTGCGCCGGCGATCTCGACGTCGACACACACCACTCCATCGAAGATGCAGCGCTCGCGCTCGGCCAAGCCTTGAAAGAGGCGCTCGGCGCACGCCGCGGCATCGCGCGCTTCGGCTTCGTGTTGCCGATGGACGAGGCGGAGGCAAAAGTCTCCGTCGATCTTGGCGGCCGGCCGTACTTGATGTTCGACGGCAAATTCGACGCGCCTTTGCTCGGTGAATATCCCACCGAAATGACCGAGCACGTTTTCCGCTCGCTCGCGCAAAGCATGGGCGCGGCGATCCACGTCTCCGTCACCGGCGAAAACGATCACCACAAAACCGAAGCCTGCTTCAAAGCCTTCGGCCGCGCATTGCGCCAAGCCGTGCGCATCGAAGGCGATCGCGTGCCGTCGACCAAAGGCTCGATCTGA
- the hisD gene encoding histidinol dehydrogenase — protein sequence MKRFEWSNLNAAERQAALARPARRRDNEVADVVRRIFDDVEREGEAAVKRWSETIDKRAPQTLALNASVVDAARAKLTREDLEALAIAIDNVTRYHEAIKPKTQEIEVRAGVRCRRVWRAIASCGLYIPGGTAPLFSTLIMLAAPARVAGVRERIVVTPPGKGDGAPHPMIIAAAAACGIETLSLVGGAQAIAALTFGAGVPKAEKIFGPGNAFVTEAKRYAASLPGGPVIDVPAGPSELMVIADDGADPRIVAADLLSQAEHDTDAQVVLVATSDAIVSAVARELELQTPSLPRAEIAQASLAQARLIRVRDASEAADVSNAYAPEHLSLQVANTEPLIAQLNNAGAIFVGAWSAETFGDYICGPSHVLPTDGAARAWSGVNVASFMKSFVVQEMNEQGARALAPAAARLARLEGLEAHARAADVRVQ from the coding sequence ATGAAGCGGTTCGAGTGGAGCAATCTGAACGCCGCCGAGCGCCAAGCCGCGCTCGCACGGCCTGCGCGCCGCCGCGACAATGAAGTCGCGGACGTTGTGCGCCGTATTTTCGATGACGTGGAGCGTGAAGGCGAGGCGGCGGTCAAGCGCTGGTCCGAAACCATCGACAAGCGCGCGCCGCAAACGCTCGCGCTCAACGCCAGCGTTGTGGACGCTGCGCGCGCCAAGCTCACGCGCGAAGACCTCGAAGCGCTCGCCATCGCCATCGACAACGTCACGCGCTACCACGAAGCCATCAAACCCAAGACGCAAGAGATCGAAGTTCGCGCCGGTGTGCGCTGCCGCCGTGTGTGGCGCGCGATCGCCAGTTGCGGTCTCTACATTCCCGGCGGCACCGCGCCGCTTTTTTCAACGCTCATCATGCTCGCCGCACCCGCGCGTGTCGCCGGCGTACGCGAACGCATCGTCGTCACGCCGCCGGGCAAAGGCGATGGCGCGCCGCACCCGATGATCATCGCCGCCGCCGCCGCCTGCGGCATCGAAACGCTCTCACTCGTCGGCGGCGCACAAGCCATCGCCGCGCTCACGTTCGGCGCCGGTGTGCCCAAAGCCGAAAAAATCTTCGGCCCCGGCAACGCCTTCGTCACTGAAGCCAAACGCTACGCCGCCTCGCTGCCCGGCGGCCCAGTGATCGACGTGCCCGCCGGCCCCAGCGAACTCATGGTCATCGCCGACGATGGCGCCGATCCGCGCATCGTCGCCGCTGATCTGCTCAGCCAAGCTGAGCACGATACTGACGCGCAAGTCGTTCTCGTCGCAACATCGGACGCCATCGTCAGCGCCGTCGCGCGTGAGCTCGAACTGCAAACGCCATCACTCCCGCGCGCCGAAATCGCGCAGGCCTCGCTCGCGCAGGCGCGCCTCATCCGCGTGCGTGACGCCAGCGAAGCGGCGGACGTCTCGAACGCTTACGCGCCAGAGCACTTGTCGCTGCAAGTCGCCAACACCGAACCGCTCATTGCGCAGCTCAACAACGCCGGAGCAATCTTCGTCGGCGCCTGGAGCGCCGAGACGTTCGGCGACTACATCTGCGGCCCAAGCCACGTGCTTCCCACCGATGGCGCCGCGCGCGCCTGGAGCGGCGTCAATGTCGCGTCGTTTATGAAGAGCTTCGTCGTGCAAGAAATGAACGAGCAGGGCGCTCGTGCGCTCGCGCCCGCCGCTGCGCGCCTGGCGCGGCTCGAAGGCTTAGAGGCGCACGCCCGCGCCGCCGACGTGCGGGTGCAATGA
- the hisG gene encoding ATP phosphoribosyltransferase, with product MSARLRIAIQKSGRLADKSLELLEAAGLRVLKGANELLYRIENAPIDLLRVRDDDIPTFVGDGVADLGIVGLNVLEEREDGRSAEPEQVMALGFGKCDLRLAAPIGFAYNGPRSLQGLRIATTYPHVLNRFLTENGVTADIITMRGAVEVAPRLKLANAICDLVSTGATLEANGLAPLDTVLRSEAVLIRAPRKIDPELEKVAESVVQRFKGVTSCRGAKYVMMNAPRAVLPKISAILPGAGSPTVTPLAGSDDMVAVHAVCQESVFWETLEELKAAGASAILVLPIEKMM from the coding sequence ATGTCCGCACGTCTCCGCATCGCCATTCAGAAGAGTGGCCGCCTCGCCGACAAGAGCCTCGAATTACTCGAAGCGGCGGGCCTGCGCGTCCTCAAGGGCGCGAACGAATTGCTCTATCGCATCGAGAACGCGCCGATCGATCTCCTGCGCGTGCGCGATGACGACATCCCTACCTTCGTTGGCGACGGCGTCGCTGATCTCGGTATCGTCGGCCTCAACGTGCTCGAAGAGCGCGAAGACGGCCGCAGCGCCGAACCTGAGCAAGTGATGGCGCTCGGCTTTGGCAAATGCGATCTGAGACTCGCCGCACCGATTGGCTTTGCCTACAATGGCCCTCGTTCGCTGCAAGGCCTGCGCATCGCCACGACCTATCCGCATGTCCTCAATCGTTTCCTTACGGAAAACGGCGTCACGGCGGACATCATTACCATGCGCGGCGCCGTCGAAGTCGCCCCGCGCTTGAAGCTCGCCAACGCCATCTGCGATCTCGTTTCAACGGGCGCCACGCTCGAAGCCAATGGCTTGGCCCCACTCGATACCGTGCTTCGCAGCGAAGCCGTGCTGATCCGCGCGCCGAGGAAAATCGATCCGGAATTGGAGAAAGTCGCCGAAAGCGTCGTGCAGCGCTTCAAAGGCGTCACATCCTGCCGCGGCGCCAAATACGTGATGATGAACGCGCCGCGCGCTGTGTTGCCCAAGATCAGTGCGATCCTGCCAGGCGCCGGCTCGCCAACCGTCACACCGCTCGCGGGCAGCGACGACATGGTCGCCGTGCACGCCGTTTGCCAAGAATCCGTGTTCTGGGAAACGCTCGAAGAACTTAAAGCCGCCGGCGCCAGCGCCATTCTTGTGCTGCCGATCGAAAAGATGATGTGA
- a CDS encoding YerC/YecD family TrpR-related protein, protein MAKQAQSGALRPDVYDAILSLRDRKEAEAFLADLCTPSELKALNERWHVARLLDQGELSYRDIAKVATASTATVTRVARFLKDMPYRGYRRILDRLKAA, encoded by the coding sequence ATGGCAAAACAAGCTCAATCCGGCGCGCTGCGCCCCGACGTCTATGACGCGATCCTCTCGCTCCGTGACCGCAAGGAAGCTGAGGCGTTTCTCGCCGATCTCTGCACGCCCAGCGAACTCAAAGCGCTCAACGAACGCTGGCACGTCGCGCGTCTCCTAGACCAAGGCGAGCTTTCCTATCGCGACATCGCCAAGGTCGCGACAGCCAGCACCGCGACCGTCACGCGCGTCGCGCGCTTCCTCAAAGACATGCCGTATCGCGGCTATCGCCGCATCCTCGATCGTTTGAAAGCCGCCTAA
- a CDS encoding DSD1 family PLP-dependent enzyme: MSDINLHSALIGQQGSRAELNTPVLVVDGDALKRNIDAMAAFARQHKVALRPHAKTHKSAHIAQMQIDAGAVGVCCAKLGEAEALAQGGIDDILITSPVVTPQAIARLISLASRIKSLRVAVDNPANVDALATAASKAHIVLQVIVDIDPGIRRTGVASPEAALDLAQRIAALPSLKYRGVQFYCGQQQHIESFADRRSAIEERTLYLSGIVSLLEGEGLAPEFITGGGTGTHRIDADLGVFNELQTGSYVFMDRQYNECDITGEGAPGFETSLFIDARIISANAQSMATLDSGFKSMSTDGGLPTIVDGAPTTSAFFFMGDEHAALIAPGHEFKLGDLVTLAVPHCDPTVNLYDAYHVVRDGTLVDIWPVTARGRSR, translated from the coding sequence ATGTCTGACATCAATCTGCACAGCGCGCTCATCGGCCAACAAGGCTCGCGTGCCGAACTCAACACACCGGTGCTCGTCGTCGATGGTGATGCGCTGAAGCGCAACATCGACGCGATGGCTGCGTTCGCGCGCCAACATAAGGTCGCGCTCCGTCCGCACGCGAAAACCCACAAGAGCGCCCACATCGCGCAAATGCAGATCGATGCCGGCGCGGTCGGCGTATGTTGCGCCAAACTCGGTGAAGCCGAGGCGCTGGCGCAAGGCGGCATTGACGACATCTTGATCACGTCACCGGTTGTCACACCGCAAGCCATCGCGCGCCTCATCTCGCTCGCCTCGCGCATCAAATCGCTGCGTGTCGCCGTTGACAATCCAGCCAATGTCGATGCGCTCGCCACGGCTGCGTCGAAAGCGCATATCGTGCTGCAAGTGATCGTCGACATTGATCCTGGTATCCGCCGCACGGGCGTTGCATCGCCGGAAGCGGCGCTCGATCTCGCGCAACGCATCGCGGCGTTGCCGTCGCTCAAATATCGCGGCGTGCAATTTTACTGCGGCCAGCAACAGCACATCGAATCCTTCGCTGATCGCCGTAGCGCCATCGAAGAGCGCACGCTCTATCTCAGCGGCATCGTTTCATTGCTCGAAGGCGAGGGCCTCGCGCCGGAATTCATCACCGGCGGCGGCACCGGCACACATCGCATCGACGCCGATCTCGGCGTCTTCAACGAGCTGCAAACCGGCTCCTACGTGTTCATGGATCGCCAATACAACGAATGCGACATCACCGGCGAAGGCGCGCCCGGATTTGAAACCTCGCTCTTCATCGACGCACGCATCATCAGCGCCAACGCACAAAGCATGGCCACGCTCGATTCCGGCTTCAAATCCATGTCCACCGACGGCGGCTTGCCCACCATTGTCGATGGCGCACCGACGACCTCCGCCTTCTTCTTCATGGGCGACGAACACGCAGCCCTCATCGCGCCCGGCCACGAATTCAAGCTCGGCGATCTCGTCACGCTCGCCGTTCCGCACTGCGACCCGACCGTGAACCTCTACGACGCCTACCATGTCGTTCGCGATGGCACGTTGGTCGACATCTGGCCCGTGACCGCCCGCGGCCGCTCCAGATAA